A stretch of the Argentina anserina chromosome 6, drPotAnse1.1, whole genome shotgun sequence genome encodes the following:
- the LOC126797687 gene encoding uncharacterized protein LOC126797687 has translation MAGGVNRKISAASARAHTRRAKQNSSFRLPPGMFRTTLVVLFMGFMAWAYQAIQPPPMKICGSPDGPPVTAPRIKLRDGRHLAYQEHGVPKENAQYKIVYIHGIDSCRHDAVAAETLSPEIVEDLGIYIVSFDRPGYGESDPDPKRTAKSLALDIEALADELGLGSRFYVLGFSMGGQSLWGCLKYIPHRLAGAALLAPVVNYWWTGIPENLSNEAYYQQFQQDQWAVRVSHYAPWLTYFWNTQKWFPSSSVFAHSTDILSQPDKEVLPKLLKRKSYMDQVRQQGEFESIHRDMNLGFGTWEFSPLELENPFPNNEASVHVWQGDDDNMVPVTLQRYIAQQLPWIRYHEIPGAGHLFPHADGLCNTIVKALLTDEN, from the exons ATGGCCGGTGGAGTTAACCGGAAGATATCGGCCGCTTCGGCCCGAGCTCACACCCGAAGAGCCAAGCAAAACAGCTCCTTCCGTCTTCCTCCAG GGATGTTTAGGACAACCCTAGTGGTCTTGTTTATGGGGTTTATGGCGTGGGCTTATCAGGCCATCCAACCTCCTCCAATGAAGATATGTGGCTCTCCTGATGGCCCTCCTGTCACAGCACCAAGAATAAAACTTAGGGATGGAAGACATTTAGCATATCAAGAGCATGGGGTCCCAAAAGAAAATGCTCAGTATAAAATTGTATATATCCATGGTATCGATTCTTGCAGACATGATGCTGTTGCTGCAGAAACCCTATCTCCT GAAATTGTGGAAGACTTGGGTATCTACATCGTGTCTTTTGACAGACCAGGTTATGGAGAGAGTGATCCTGATCCAAAGAGAACAGCAAAGAGTTTAGCTTTAGATATAGAAGCGTTGGCTGATGAATTAGGATTAGGATCCAGATTCTATGTACTTGGATTTTCCATGGGTGGACAGTCTCTTTGGGGTTGCCTCAAGTACATCCCTCACAG GCTAGCTGGAGCGGCACTATTAGCTCCAGTTGTTAATTACTGGTGGACTGGCATTCCGGAAAATCTATCTAATGAGGCATACTACCAACAATTTCAGCAAGACCAATGGGCAGTTCGTGTTTCTCATTATGCCCCTTGGCTTACCTATTTCTGGAACACTCAAAAGTGGTTTCCTTCTTCAAGTGTTTTTGCACACAGCACAGATATTCTTTCTCAGCCAGACAAAGAAGTCCTCCCTAAGCTGctcaaaagaaaatcatacATG GACCAGGTAAGACAGCAAGGAGAGTTCGAGTCCATTCACCGTGACATGAATTTGGGATTTGGGACCTGGGAATTCAGTCCTCTGGAACTGGAAAATCCATTTCCAAACAATGAAGCTTCTGTCCATGTGTGGCAAGGAGATGACGATAACATGGTTCCTGTTACTCTGCAAAGATACATTGCCCAACAACTTCCCTGGATTCGATATCATGAGATACCAGGAGCCGGACACTTGTTCCCACATGCTGATGGGTTGTGCAATACCATTGTCAAGGCACTTTTAACTGATGAGAATTAA
- the LOC126797689 gene encoding germin-like protein subfamily 3 member 2 — protein sequence MSSTLPLLLVSFILLWATTLASDPDPVQDYCLPNPKSSATRTAHLTILPCKNSSEAITDDFIFSGMKVPGNFSDTGLAAISVNPTIFPGINTLGMSFVRADLKAGGINPPHFHPRATEIAYIVQGSVYSGFVDSTNRIFARVIEQGEVMVFPRGLVHFQMNIGKKPATVFGSFNSQNPGIQKIPAAIFGSGINNKLLEKAFGLSPKQIARMKKRFDQSKLR from the coding sequence ATGTCTTCTACTCTTCCCCTTTTGTTAGTTAGTTTCATCCTCCTGTGGGCCACAACATTAGCCTCTGATCCCGACCCAGTTCAAGACTATTGCTTACCGAATCCAAAATCTAGTGCTACAAGAACAGCGCACCTCACCATCCTCCCATGCAAGAACTCGTCCGAGGCCATCACCGATGACTTCATCTTCTCCGGAATGAAGGTACCAGGTAACTTCTCCGACACAGGCCTTGCGGCCATCTCGGTAAACCCGACAATCTTTCCAGGGATCAACACTCTAGGGATGTCATTTGTAAGAGCTGATCTCAAGGCGGGTGGAATCAATCCACCACATTTCCACCCAAGAGCCACAGAAATAGCATATATAGTGCAAGGGAGTGTTTATTCTGGGTTTGTTGATAGTACAAATAGGATTTTTGCCAGGGTAATTGAGCAAGGAGAGGTCATGGTCTTCCCCAGGGGTCTAGTTCACTTTCAAATGAATATTGGCAAGAAGCCAGCTACCGTTTTTGGAAGCTTCAACAGCCAAAATCCAGGAATACAAAAGATCCCAGCCGCTATTTTTGGGTCTGGTATAAATAATAAGCTTTTAGAGAAGGCATTTGGATTGAGTCCCAAGCAAATTGCACGGATGAAAAAAAGATTTGACCAAAGTAAATTGAGGTAA